One stretch of Synergistetes bacterium HGW-Synergistetes-1 DNA includes these proteins:
- a CDS encoding O-acetyl-L-homoserine sulfhydrolase: MSEEKKNFGMMTRALHSGWKNDPATGASGLPIYITSAYQFKSTDHAARLFSLSEEGHIYSRLSNPTVSAFEEGLNSLEGGSGCVALSSGQSAFTHLIAALCSSGDNMVVSKKIYGGTLTLLQNVFSRFGINTILVDSDHPCQVEQAVNDETRGIITETIGNPIMNVAPLEALARIAKRQGVPLIIDNTFASPVLCRPIEWGANAVIHSTTKYISGNGNVIGGAIVDGGNFDWSAYPDKFPGIAKPDPAYHNIVFAEKFGSSALYAKLHMAMVRDLGGCQSPFDAYLLHLSLGTLPLRMERHSRNALETAQFLERHPSVEWVRYPGLSSHPQNDMAKVYLKDGCGGMIAFSVKGGIEAGKKFIEALDLIGHMANLGDSRTIVIHPASTTHSQLTPQQREAAGIGEGLIRLSVGLEDLDDIIEDLSSALSSASVK, from the coding sequence ATGTCAGAAGAGAAAAAAAACTTTGGGATGATGACAAGGGCCCTTCACAGCGGCTGGAAAAACGACCCGGCTACGGGTGCATCGGGACTGCCGATCTATATCACCTCTGCATATCAATTTAAAAGCACAGACCATGCAGCGAGACTGTTCAGCCTATCTGAGGAGGGGCATATTTATTCCAGGCTTTCCAACCCGACAGTATCTGCCTTTGAAGAGGGGCTTAATTCACTTGAAGGCGGAAGCGGCTGTGTCGCTCTTTCTTCCGGGCAGTCTGCGTTTACACATCTGATAGCAGCTTTATGCTCCAGCGGCGACAACATGGTCGTATCAAAAAAAATATACGGAGGGACCCTCACGCTGCTCCAGAACGTCTTTTCCAGGTTCGGCATAAACACCATACTTGTTGACAGTGACCACCCTTGTCAGGTGGAGCAGGCGGTAAATGATGAGACTCGCGGGATCATAACTGAAACCATAGGCAACCCGATCATGAACGTTGCACCACTCGAAGCGCTTGCCAGGATAGCAAAACGGCAAGGGGTACCTTTGATAATTGATAATACCTTTGCCTCTCCTGTTCTTTGCAGACCAATAGAGTGGGGTGCAAATGCGGTCATACACTCTACGACGAAATATATCTCAGGCAACGGGAATGTGATAGGCGGGGCGATCGTTGACGGGGGCAATTTCGACTGGTCCGCCTATCCGGATAAATTCCCCGGGATAGCCAAGCCCGACCCTGCTTACCATAATATCGTCTTTGCTGAAAAATTCGGAAGCTCAGCCCTTTACGCGAAGCTCCACATGGCAATGGTCCGCGATCTTGGAGGATGCCAGTCTCCTTTTGATGCTTATCTGCTCCACCTATCACTCGGAACACTGCCCCTCAGGATGGAGAGGCACAGCAGGAATGCTCTGGAGACAGCTCAGTTCCTGGAAAGACACCCCTCAGTTGAATGGGTAAGATATCCTGGACTTTCAAGCCATCCGCAGAATGACATGGCAAAGGTATATCTTAAAGATGGCTGCGGGGGGATGATCGCATTCTCTGTTAAAGGCGGGATCGAAGCAGGAAAGAAATTCATCGAAGCCCTTGATCTCATTGGACATATGGCTAACCTGGGAGACTCGAGGACGATAGTCATCCATCCTGCAAGCACGACTCACAGCCAGCTCACACCTCAACAGAGGGAAGCTGCGGGGATCGGGGAAGGGCTGATCAGGCTGAGCGTAGGACTGGAAGACCTTGATGACATAATTGAAGATCTTTCATCTGCGCTTTCATCTGCATCCGTTAAATAA